The genomic window AGCCGAACGTGACGAACTCGCCAAGAAGCTTGAAGCGGCTGAGCGAGAGGCTGTGATTCTCAACCACCTGCGCGCCGAGAATAAGGACCTCATGGCTCAgctcgccgaggccaagaaggcccagGCAGCTGCTAGCGCTGATGTCACTGCCCTACAGACCCAGGTCGGTGCTCTGGTGGCTCAGCTCGGAACAAACGGTGTTACTCGAACCAAGAGCGGACGCAAGCCCATCAAGGATCCCAAGCGAAGGGAGGAGATGGTAATTGTCCGTGACCCCCGGGACCGCGGAGGTGGCATGTAAGTTTTACCCCTTTTGACTCTTGATAAGTTGAATACTAACGAGCTGTAGTCACATTGTTCGACGTCGCAACCTCAACTCTTCTACTACCAGGTCTTCTTCCCAGTCTGAGGGATCAGTCGACGCTTAAACGCCTGTacaacctacctacctaacACTTAACCTTCGCTACTATGTGAAGACTACTGTATGACTAACTATATTCTCTCTTTTGTAAACACTTTTCCTTTGTCATTTGTATTTTCAAGCAAGCGATGAGTTCTGTATGTAGATGGCATAAACCAAGAGATGAGCGATGCAATATCTTTGTATGAGGGTACGAGGGATACATTTAACGGCAATGGGTGAGCGTGAATTTCCTTTTGTATGGGATTGGATTGTATGGGATGAGCATTAGCATTGATATGGCGTATACATAAATACACAAATTGGAAGGGCTCTGTAGTCTTGGTGATGTTTTCTTACCTATGTAAACTTGGGTAGATATACTTTCAGTACCAGTCACCTCCACTATCTTCCtgatcatcctcttcctgaTCCCTAAATCTCTCTCTTGGGTCATTACTCCCCCACTTGTCTCTGCACGTGTACCGCACAACGTCGTAAAATCCAAACTCCCTGAACCGTGCCTCATCCCACATCATCAAACCCCATTCTTGAGTACTGTCTGGCATAAACCCCCCAAAAAGGTTGCTATGCTCGCCCTTCCACGTCTGTGTCCCAGCCACTGGTGGTTGGGCTGGGTCGTCGCCCTTGAAAGGGAATGGTTCTTGATCCCGTTCCCGCTGGTCTCGAGGCGACGGATAATGGATTCGCCGATCAACGTGTGTGTCCTGTCGTAAAACTCTACCCAGGCGGTTATAACGGCTATACTCGCAtgggtttatagtattaaaaaggCTGATATAGAGCGCGTTCAGCTGGGTAGACGGCGTGGGCAACATTTCAAGCCCATGGACTACGGATCGAGGTGTTAGCTGCGGGTTGTAGATGGTCAAAAAGGGAGGCAAGGACAGACTTACAGATACATTTCACTTTCATGCACTCTTTTCCACCTCGCTCCTTCTGTGCGCCCTGATAGGTGGACTCAAATTCGATATAAAACTCATCCGCAGCAAAGATACGAGCATTACTGACGTCCCATTCCCAGAGTAAGGGTAGGTCTGTGTAAAACCCATCCGTGGCAAAAGAGTGAACACTATTGATCTCCTCCACTTCCCAGGGCTCGTACAGACCAAAGAACATGTCTAATATGCGGACCTCGACGAAACCAGAATCGGAGTGGCCAAATAGGTTACACCAGAGCTGGAAACGATACAAGGCTCGCATTATCCTCATTTCCTCGGTGGGAGTCAGAGGAGGGTTTCGGGCTGCCGTCTTGGGCTCCTTGAAGTCGTTTGCGATGTTGGTGAATGCCCAACTTTTGTACATTTCCGTGAAGGGCTGAACAACGAAGCAATAGAACACGGCCAAGTCGCTCATGTTATTTCCCGGCAGGCCTTCTTCTAGTAATGAAAAATTTGGCGAGGAGCGGAGTCGCTGATAGTCTTTGAGGAATCGGGGAATGGCATCTTCACGATGGACGCGGTCGAAGTTGGCCGGGCTGGTCAGGTGGACTGCATAGGCATCAACGGCGAGCGATCCCAGCGTTGTGTGCAAGGCGCTGCCTAAGATGAATTTGTGATCGTGCCGATATTGTTGGTAAAATGTCGGGCAGGACTTGATCAAGTTCTTTACTTGGTCCAGATTCAGTGTGGTCAAGATGGAGAGGCGAAGCTCCGGGGAGAGTTGCTCCAACCTAGATAGCTCTGGAGTCTCTTTGACCATGGATGATAGGCTTTGAAGATGTTATGGAGACTCTGTTGTCGTGGAGGTTTTATCTTCATGAGGTGTGGTGTAGGTTGATGACGATTCGGATGAGGCTTGAGAGCGCGTGGCCTCGAACGGGCAGGCACTGGTGTCCTCCATGTTGACAGAGACAATGATAAGAGGGAAGAAAGATTTTTGTCGATCGCAAGAATCAGAGGAAGATCGGATGGCATATGTGGCAATCGAGTAGAATCTTGTATGCAACCTTCAACTTAGGTAGTCTTCTCTGCCTGCAGTTACAAAGGCTAATATAGGCAACGGTATTTTGCAATGAGAACATCGGTATGGCATATCGCTACTTTTACGGAGGATAACCAAGGTTTACTTGGGCTTAAAGTGCTGCCGATGAATTTGTTGACACTGCGAGGTTTGTCTCGGGTCAACTGCAACCATGAGGGGCCAACGTTTTCATCGCGCAATTATCTCTCCTATTAACCTTCTACAATTTTATTTAGGTTACGGGCTTTGCAACTTTGGGTTCAAATGCTGTCATGTGTCAACTACCGTGTTCTTCGACAATGTGCCTGATGACCCCTCTCAGAGACGTCACTAATACCAACAACAATCGCGTGATCAAGGAGATTCATCTGTTAGAAACTCATTCCCAAACGAAGTTTCAGGCCCTTTTACGGAGAAATTCCCCATGGTGCCCTTGTTTCACCTTTACGCACTTTGAGCAGTAGATTGGCCAGCCAAGTTTGCTAGATGGCGCTAAGagcaagaccaagactgATCCCGGCCTCTCGCAATTTAGGCGCCCGCGGCGACCGGGTTGGGACAGGCCATCCACGGCACCTCTTCCGAACTTAAGGTTGAAAAACGATATGAAGTACCTCCCTAGCTGTAGCATGGGGTGGAGAATGCTGTTATCTAGCGCGCTTATCGAGACTCGCTCGTTGACTCGTTGATCTTATGGCTAAGTCGGCGTGTATGTGGGATACCTCTACTTGATATAAACTCCTTTCTGAAGCTTCCTTTTACTGTTTTTGTTGTTCTTGCTTCAGCGCCCTTCCACTCTTTTATTCATTCATCCACTCATTTTGGAATTCTTGTTTATTCTTGTCACTCCTTTCGTTTCAACATGAAGTCAACCGGCTTGTTCAGGGCCTTCTTCGGCGCTGCCCTCATTGCGGAAACAGTTGCCTTCTTCCGCGTTACCTGTGCACCATGGAAGCGCGAGCGAATCGATTCTCTTATCAGTCCGGGGGCTGAGAGTTCCCACATGCATACCTTCTGGGGATCCCGCAAGATCTCTGCAGACACGGTCAACGGAGCCGACTTCCAGGATGGATGCACTTCGTGCGATAATCAGCTTGACAAGTCTGCCTATTGGATGCCTACTTTGTATTATGGTGAGTAGTTGCACAAATCAAAGGCAGTTGAGTAAGTTTGTCGGGCTTACATCTGTTTAGTCAAGAAAAATGTCACTGTCCCCGTCAAGGTTGGCATTTTCCACGTGTATTATCAAGGGCAGGAGAACAACCCAGGTCTATACCCCGAGGACTTTGCCCTCATCGGTGGCAACCCCAAGATTACCGAAGACGAAATCCGAGAGCAGGGTGGCAATGGTATTCACTGGGTGAGTGATAGGCGTTCAGTCCGTCAAACGAGACACATCGCTCACGGATGAGTAGCACTTTGACGAGAGCGACGAAGTCAAGGAGAAGTGGCAGTTTCCCAAGAAGCGTGGCACAGGGTGGCTACGAGGCAACGTCCCCTTTCCGGGCTGGGTTGTCAAAGACAAGGCGTTGGGTCGATATCGTGCTTGCAATGACACTGTCGATACGGGGTGTATCAGCGTCCCGGGCATGTTTTTCGCTGTCTGGTATGATGTTGGCGATGCAGAGTTCTTCACTTTTGAAGACGGCGACTacttgaccttgtcaagCGGAGGAGGTACTAAACACGTCCCCCCTCTTGAAGTTTGCCTTGCTGACTTGTAGCAACAGGACATACCTACCACGGCGATTTCATCATGGGCTGGGACAAGTCGGCATTGTGGGAAGTCTCTCACAAAACAATCGAGTTCGCCAAGATCGGTGGGGAGGCCGCGTACGTTCGCAGCGACACCTGCAACGCAACGGCCGAGGCCACGACTTATCTTTGGGATCTTGACTGGCAGACTGTCCTGGCAGCAAAGAACGGGTCTCTGACTGAGTCCGTCGTGACTGGTACGTATGACAACTTTTTGACCATCACGGATGGAAAGAGTGTCAATGCCACGTGGAGTGGTAAATGGGGAGAAGAGGGCAGTTCCGCCGACGACGGGGAGAAGGCACTTGACGAAGCATCCTCTGTTTCTGTTTCGTCTccctcaacatcaacgagTGCTCCATCTACCGTGGCATCGTCTAGTGGAACGGCAGACCTCTCCCAGACGACGCTGTCGACGGCTACCATCTCCGCCAAGGCTCAAGGGATTGAAACCGTGTCAACGGCTACCCTAGCAGCTTCTTCGACTGCCAATGCGCAGCCTTCACCCACTAccagcaacaacaaacatCACTCTTCGAGCAAGACACACTTCCGCCTCCACCAGGCGAAGAAGGGTTGcagagcttctcctcccaAAGAGCGCCAAGATTGATTCTTGAGCACCGAGTCGATATTCTGATGGCTGGGACCATTCACGTAGCCGACATGTCAGCGATTCAGTGTCTCGTGACATGCGGCAAGTTTATAGCTGGCGGTCTAGGTTGGTCGGGAAACTTGGATTTAGTATGACTTTGCTGGCAATAGCATCTTGAACAAGTACCCAGATAACATGGAAAAGAACCCCGTCAGACTACTACTGGGCTGTAAAGCCACCATCCACTGGAAGACACACGCCCGTGATCCACCTGGCCTCTTGACTTGCAAGAAAGATGGCCGCGCCCACCAAGTCCTCTGGGACACCAGTTCCATGAAGTGGGTGAAGAGATCGGATAGACTCCATATCGGTGTGCTTGATTGTGTCGGCCCAAATGGCCGTCTCAGTGTCTGCACTGTGTTAGACGGGGGGTCGACAAGATCTCAGGCGGGTACTCACATCCGGGACAAATCGCGTTGCAGTGAATGCCGTCTTTGGCGTAGTCCAAGGCTACCTGCTTAGTCAAATTGGACACGGCACCCTTGGAGGCGCAGTACGACGCTGTAAATATGTCAGTACATGCGAAGTTTTGCATATCTAGGTAGTGTCTTACAGATATTCCGACCCGCAACAATGCCGTATATCGAAGATATGTTGATGATCCAGCCTCTGTCACCAGTCTCGGGCTTCTCTTGCTTCAGCATCTGGGTAATGGTGTACTTGCTCGTCAGAAAAATGGACTTGACGTTGACATTCATAGTCTTATCCCACCACTCTTCTGGTGTCTCGTGGATCCTGAGTGGTTTGTTTCCTGCTTCGGCAGAAATGCCTGCATTGTTGACCAGCCTGGGGCATGTAAGTAGCTGGAACTGGCCATAACATGAGGCCTCTTTGAGTCACTCACACATCGATGCGTCCAAACTCGGCCACTGTTTTCGTCACCAAGGCTTCGACAGCTGTAGCCTTGCCCACATCCGTCTGGACAAAGATTGCTTTCCCTCCTTTTGACCGTATGAGCTCATCAGtgctgatggcttcttccccATTCACATCGAGGCGTGCCTTGGGCTGGAGATCTGCGCAGACAACGGAAGCCCCCTCGCGAGAGTAGCCGAGAGCAATAGCCCGGCCCAGACCAGAGGAAGCGCCCGTGACGATGCACACCTTGCCTGATAATCGGTGGACGGATGTCGGAGCAGTCATTTTCGAGGTACGACTTTGTTGAGAAAAGATTATGCTAGGTTGATAACGAGTCTTTTCAGTAAGACTGAGCTCAAGTCTCAACGTCACTGAAGGGTGGTATCTGACCACCCCATTAGCCACGGCATGTCTATTTAACATGCTCACTTGCCTACCACGCAACAAGGTTTCCGACCTTCCGAGATGGGTAGGCCAACCGATCTGCCGAATTTATGCACTCAAACAAGGAATCAAGCCGAGAACGCGGGGTCGTCGGGTGCGTTCGTTGCCAATGTCTCAGAACTCGGTATATGACTTTGCGGCCTGTTGAGGGGTTGTGCAGAATGCTGCATATAACCTGCGGGGTGGCTATGCCGAGGTCGAGACGGAATGGTGTCCGGAAAGGAACTCAGAGTGTTGTCGCTTTTTCAAGAACATGGAATTAGTGGATAGTCGTATCATCACCCCTTTGGCCATTCATCAACAAGCTTGGCAGTATGAAAACTAGTAGTCCACCCAAGATCCCTCTGTATCCCCTCAAGCAGCTTCAAAACAGCCTCTTGCTCACACCTCTCAAAAAACACCTGCCCCGCGACAAACAGGGCCTGCACTGAATTAATCCTCATGGGATCCGTAGGATTTGCCAAACTGATGCCGCATATCTCTCTGGCGTGATCGTGTACTTTGGCCTGGATCTGCCTGTAAGAGTTGAGGCGGGCGGAGACTGTGGAACGTATGGCTGTTGACTCCTGGGGTCTGTTGACCAGCAAAAGAATCATGGCCATGTGGTAGTTTTGCATTGTTGCGGCGCAGATTGGTAATTCGTACCATATTTGTTCAAAGTTGGTGAAGCATGCCTCCTCACTTCCTAAATATGCTGTCCTGGCACTCGGTTGAAAGGTCGAGGGGAGGCTATTGTACCACTTCTGCAACTCTGCCATCAACAGTTTCCATCGCTTAAGAAGCCGCTCCTGGGTAACTCCGACTAGAGGACGCTGCCCATGAGGCAGAGCGTAGTCCGTGGGGTTGATGGCATCACCGGACGTAAGGTAGTTCGATATCTTGCCCAGGAGCCATGTTAACTCGTTGCTCTTTGTGTCTTCCTCAATGTCAGCCGAGGTGCGAACGTCTGCTGAGCCGGGAGGACTGAATGGCATTAGAGAGCCATTTTCATTTGTGGCGAGACCTGCATTCTGCCAAAGCCGCATGTCTTTTAGATCAAGACGAGTCTGTGTTTCGCTGATAACTGTACATGCCTTAGAATCCAATTCGATACTGGAAGGGGCGCCAACTTACACGCGCAAAGCAAGTCTTGTCTTGCCAGACTCCAAAAGATGGGGCCTTGGATCGCCGTCCGAGGGATTACTACCGGCGATGACGGGGCAGCGAAAGGATCTGATTTGGGATCAAACAGCGGTAATGCCTTGAGGTGTGCTCGCCAGGCTGTATCGGGAGCATCCATGAGTTCATAAATACAGAGTATTGCCACAGCAGCAAGCATGTCCTCTTTATCGCTCAAATCATTCTCGTATGCTCGCAAGTCAACCGCATTTTTTAGGTGGTTAATAGCTTCGCCATAATGCTTTGCAGACTGATAGTGCCAGTCAACAGCGTAACGGGATGCATGGAAACTGCTTTCGGAAAAAGCCTCTGCTCGAGAGAGGCGGTCGAGATGTTTGGCTGAGACTGCGCAGACTGCTGATTTCAGCAGGGGCTTTGTGGCTGCTATGACCGGGACTTTGCAAGAGAAGTAGGACCCAGTGTCAAATATGTCCATCCTGAGATCTTGTGAGAATAGGAGATATTGCGATAAAGTCGGATGGACTCACCATTGACCAGGACCTTGCTTGAAATGTCTTAGCAAATGCAATGCCGTCAAGTTTGATGTTGATGCCGGCTCATCGATATCAGGTGTTTGTGGGTGTTCAGGATAATCTTGAGGTTCGTCTGCTGGGGTCAAGATGCTTTCTCCTACAGGTGAGTCAAGAATGGCTCCAGGAAAGTCAAGAATCTGAATCGATTCCCGTTCCTCTTCCTGAGCGCCTCCAAGCCGCAGGACAGGATCGTCTTGGTGTGTGTAAGGGTCTTTGACATGTATAAACCGAACTGAACAAAGTGTTAACTCTGCAAAATGTACAGTACTGACGAAACTCACGCTCAGCTGGCACATGAAGCCATACATGGTCATCCTGGAAGACGTGTTGCTCTTGGCGTTGTGAGAAGCCCCCGTCTTTGCTCTTGTCTCTCGGGGATGTCTCAAAGTGCCGAAATATCGACCTCTGAGAGTAGCAACATTCCCGAGAACCCCTGCGACAGGGCCCGCAGATGGGCTTGACCTCGTCGCACTTCAATTTCCTTCGCCTGCATGTTTGACTGCCCAGGGTCAGTTTTGCTCGGCAATTGACTTCCAAGAGAAAACACGCATACCAACCAGAGAAGGAACGCATCCTGCGTCTCAAAGATAAAGCATTAATGTCGAGAATCTAGGATAAAGAGTTTTTCTCGGTTCAGAGCTTCAAGTTGACTCATGGATATGAGGTAATGAAGCCGAGTGATGGCGTCTGCAACAGGTTAACAAGCCGAGGACCCAACATCGGGAGAAATCAAGGCGAGTGCGGGGTCGATACTCGGCGGCGACAAGCGAGACCGGATGCCCCGAGTCTATTCTCCAGTCTTCAACCATTATAAGAGCtcaatatttttaattcttgTAAGTAGTAGGTAAATCTGCAAGTCTACTATTTCGATATTGCCACTCTTGACCATGGCAACGCCCTTTTCCGTCTCTGGCAAGACTGCCATAATCACAGGTGCCGGCTCAGGTAAGTTGGACTAAGTACCTTCAGCTCGCATCACTAACAACTCGAAGGTATCAACCTCGCCTTTGCTGAGATACTACTCTCTCGAAACTGCAACGTCGTATTGGCAGATCTCTCTCTGAGACCCGAAGCAAAAGCTCTGTTGGCCAAGTATGAAGACAAGACTTCGTCTCCGAGGGCTGTTTTTGTGGAAACGGATGTGACGTCCTGGCCGGCTTTGACGCGCATGTTTGAAGTTGCTCTACGTGAGTTTGGTGACTTTGACATTGTCTGTCCCGGAGCAGGCGTCTACGAACCAAACTGGTCCAACTTCTGGCACCCTCCAGGATCACCCGAAAGTAAAGACGACATTGACAGCGGTCACTATGCTCTTCTTGACATTAACCTCACACACCCTATTCGAGCCACTCAGTTGGCTATAGCACACTGGCTGCACCCTCGCACTCCCTCCAACTCCAAATTCCCTACCCCTGCTACAGCCTCAACCGGGAACCCAAAGCGGGTAATTCACATATCCTCGATAGCAGGCCAAATCCCCGTATTCCGAGCCCCCATCTACGGTGTCTCCAAGTTTGGCATCACAGGTCTCGTGCGGTGTCTCGCAAACCTCGAAACAACCGGTATCCGCGTCACCGCCGTCGCACCGGGCGTCGTGCGCACACCTCTCTGGACAGAACATCCCGAGAAGTTGGAATTTGTGGATGAGAcacgggatggatgggttaCGCCTCAAGAGGTAGCCGAAGCCATGTTTAGCTGTGTCGAGAGTCCCGAGCATGTTGGAGGGACAATTCTTGAGGTTGGAAAGGATAATACGCGACAGGTGGGAGTTTACAATGATCCTGGTCCGGATCTGAAGGATCCGAGCAAGGGATTTACTACGAGTAACGCCGAGCAGGGAGACGCAAGTGTTTGGGGTTGGCTTGGGAACAAGGAGATTTGGGGTTCTAAGCTGTAGGCTAGAAATGGACTGCCAGTTGTGCAGAGATCTTCATCGGATGTATCATTCCTATGCCGGCTTGCTTTTGGTGTGAACGCATCTAGAAACCCGCATCTTGGGCTGTCAAGCAAGACTCTTATTTGCTGCAACAATTGTGATATCTATCACAAGCCGTGTTATCGACTGCATCTGCATACGCGGATTACCTACATGGGCAATCCCAAAGAGTCAAATGACCATCTCGGCATTGTTTCCCCTCTGCAAAGTGGACGCCACCTGAACATCATTACACCGAGTTGCAGGTGTATGCCCCACGCGCTATGGGGGGCCTCAACCGCGCCAATTAGTTGCAGGTTACGCAATTGGTTTCGTGGTACATTGTACCGAGTCCTCGCTTCGGCTTGTTGGCCGCTAGAGTTGCGTCTACAGTGGCGTTTGAGGTCCAGCCCTCGGCTTGACTGCCATTTTGGGGTTTGGGTGAGTCGTCGACGCAAGACAATTGAATATGATTTTCGGTGAGGATGGGCGTCAAGCTAGAtcaaagagaaggaagatacTTTGTAATAGTAGTATAAAGAATGAATAGTCTCGCATTGCTGTCAGACGGTCTATCCACAATCCCCGCGAAATTCCTTCCCAGGTCTGCCTCACGCCAACATTACCATCACCATGGATCAACCCGACGTTCTCATCATTGGCGCTGGCATGTCCGGTATTGGGCTCGCCGTCCAGCTAATCCGTCAGCACGAAACTCGAAACTTTGAAATCATCGAAAAAGATGCCGAGATTGGCGGTACCTGGCGGGTTAATTCCTACCCTGGCTGCGGATGCGATGTGAGTATAACAACACCGCCAGACATCAAGCGTGCTAATGGTTGACAACTAGGTCCCCTCTCACTTCTTCTCATACTCTTTTGCTCTCAACCCCGACTGGTCCCAGGCATATGCGATGCAGCCCGAGATTCACTCATACTTTAAGGATGTTACGGCTCAGTATGAGATTGAGAAGCACGTTCGGTTCAACTCAACTGTTCAGTCTGCTCGTTGGGATGAGGCCTCTGGAACATGGGACGTTATATGTCTGGATGCAAAGACCGGCAAAATCACCACCCGGCACTCCAAAGTCCTCGTTTCGGCCGTGGGTGCCCTGTCCATCCCTAAGCCATGCACTATTCCCGGTGCATCAGGCTTTGCTGGTCGCATTTTTCATACTGCTCAGTGGGATCACTCGTTCGACTGGAAGGGAAAAGAGGTGGTCATGATCGGTAAGTTTACCCGTCACGCCCTTAAAGCAGCTCGACAACTTATAATGCGATAGGGAACGGTTGCAGCGCAACCCAGGCCCTCCCAGTCATGActgctggagatggagctgTTAAAAAGGCGACGCAGTTCGCCAGACAGGCACACTGGGTTGCGGAACGCCCAAACCCGAAACATTCAGCCTTGTTCAAGTTCATTATGAGATGGATTCCCCTTGCGATGCGCCTTCACCGCGCAAGACTTTACTGGCAGAATGAACGCAACTTTCATGGTTTCAAAGTCGTCGAGGGACTCGGAATGCGAAATCAGTGGGAGAAAGAGACTACTGACTACATACGAAGAACAGCGCCGGCCAAGTACCACGAGTTTCTGGTTCCCAAGACTGAGGTTGGATGCAAGCGAAGAGTGAACGACACGGATTACCTCGTCTGCCTGCATCGTGAAAATGTCGACTTGGTCTATGATGATCCGATAGAAGCCATCGAAACAACAGGAGTGCGCACAAAATCAGGCCGACTAGTCAAtgccgatgccatcatcctcgcccATGGATTCGAGACTCAAACACCCCTGTTCCCCATGAAGATATTTGGGAAGGACGGTCTTACTGTTAATGAACATGTAAGTACTTTCGACAAGCAGACAAAGTGGAGGCTAATACATTTAAAGTGGGATCAAGTCAGTGAGGGTGCAGCTTCGTCTTACTTTGGAACCTGCTTATCCAACTTTCCCAACTTTTTCATCATGATGGGCCCCAACACTCTCAGCGGGCACCTTTCTGTCATTTACACCTCCGAGTGTCAGATTAACTTTACTTTGAGAGCCATTCGACCCATCCTGAAGAACCAAGCCGGCATTGTCGAAGTCACAGCAGACGCCGAGACGAGGGACATTGACGAGGTCCAAGAAAAGGCAAAGAAGTTGGTTTGGGCCACGGGATGCACATCTTGGTTCATCGAGACGAAATCTAATAGAAACACCATCATGTTTCCGGATTGGCAATTCAAGTTTTGGTGGAGGAGCCTTTTTGTGCCGTCAGGCGACTTTGAATACCGAAAGCTCGTTCAAAAGCCTCGTGAGGCGGAAACAAGGACATCAGGCCGTGGATTGCTGGTcattgctgctgctaccCTTGCTGTTGGCGTTGGGTCTATTTATCTTGAGGTTCTAAAGTGGTATGAATAGCTCAGGGCTGTGTATCAAGACAATTATGGCGAGAGCCATTTCCGATGGCTGTTCATTTTCTTCAACTGAATCCAATTTGGGCCCAGTCGTGGTGGTGCTTGATAAGTTACCAAGCTTAAAAGGTGCTACTTGCTAGCATTGGCATGTATTAAGAATACGAATTAACGAAATAAAAGAGGCCTTTCTCAGAAGCCTCAACTACTTCTTTAAATTAGAACCAGGAATTTGTCCTAAATCACCAATGAAGCGTACCGTAGAACCCACGTTTCACCAGGACGCCAACCTGCCAAGCATGCTGGGGACCTGTCATGGTAGCATCTTGATTGGCCCATCACCTGTCGAGCAAGCCCCAATCACCCCGGGCTGaacctccttgagctcttgCCTTGCCTCAAGATGACTTTTCATCTCAAACAACAGCCGAAAGAGTTGCTTTTTCCAACAGAGGCGATCTCCTATGCTGGCATCTTCTGTCTGACAGCGAAGCATTAGGAACGCCCCCTGCTGCCACGGTTGCGACCTTCGAGCCCGCATCGTCAACTTTCGCTATACCTATTGGCATCGCACCAGCAAGAATGGCGATCCGGTCGGCGCGGTTGAACACCGCTAACCTAGGAGGCCGGTTCTGGGATACCATCCGCGAGAATTGGTATCTGGGCTTCACTTCCTTTGGAGGACCCCCCGTTCACTTCAAGATCGTGAGTAGCCTACCACTCCTCTACGCAACCAAACATGACTGCCAAGATCAATGCTCTTGAAATCAGTATTAACCATGATGCATGTTAGTTCAATGACAAATTCGTCACCAAGTTATCATGGATCGACCAACAGATGGTGAGAACCACCCGCATTCATTTAATGGTTGTTTGCTCACCTCCTCAGTACCAAGAGCTCTTCAGCGTCTGTCAAGCTTTCTCGGGGCCTGGCAGCACAAAGATGCACTACTGCATCAATCTAATCCATGACGGCTTTCTACCAGCACTTCTAGGCTTTCTGATTTGGAGGTATGTCGTGTTTTGTCCACACCGCAGTGAAGCTAACAAGGTAGTCTTCCCGGTGCTCTTGGCATGTATGGACTCTCCATCGGGGTCTCTAATATCGGCGAGTCCCTCCCACGAGCTGTCTATGCTCTTCTTTCCGGTCTCAACGCTGCTACTGTCGGCATTATCGTTCTTGCAGCGGTTCAGCTATCAGAAAAGGCCGCCACTGACACCATGACGCGGATTTTGGTCTTCCTAGGCGCCGCAGCAGGGTTGATGTATAATGCGCTCTGGTATTTCCCTTTGCTCATGTTCGTGGCGGGCTTGGCGACTGTTGTCCACGACTTCCGCTGGCTCCACAGGGCTGTCAAAGCTATCGCTACGATGTTCAAGAGGGAGGCCAGGCATTCGTCAGAGGACGCTGTTGAGATGCAGATTCAGCAGGAAGCTGCTGCGAGAAGTGCTGCTCAGCCAAGTCATGGACGCGAAACTCTTCCGGTTACGGAGCAGGACGCCTCGACAACTGAAGACGAGCCTCGAGTTGTACCTCAAGAGAGACGTCTCAACATCGGCTGGAAGTTTGGACTATCTCTTATCGTCCTCTTCCTAATCTCTTTCGTG from Fusarium falciforme chromosome 2, complete sequence includes these protein-coding regions:
- a CDS encoding DUF1996 domain-containing protein; the protein is MKSTGLFRAFFGAALIAETVAFFRVTCAPWKRERIDSLISPGAESSHMHTFWGSRKISADTVNGADFQDGCTSCDNQLDKSAYWMPTLYYVKKNVTVPVKVGIFHVYYQGQENNPGLYPEDFALIGGNPKITEDEIREQGGNGIHWHFDESDEVKEKWQFPKKRGTGWLRGNVPFPGWVVKDKALGRYRACNDTVDTGCISVPGMFFAVWYDVGDAEFFTFEDGDYLTLSSGGGHTYHGDFIMGWDKSALWEVSHKTIEFAKIGGEAAYVRSDTCNATAEATTYLWDLDWQTVLAAKNGSLTESVVTGTYDNFLTITDGKSVNATWSGKWGEEGSSADDGEKALDEASSVSVSSPSTSTSAPSTVASSSGTADLSQTTLSTATISAKAQGIETVSTATLAASSTANAQPSPTTSNNKHHSSSKTHFRLHQAKKGCRASPPKERQD
- a CDS encoding Zn(2)-C6 fungal-type domain-containing protein produces the protein MRSFSGCQTCRRRKLKCDEVKPICGPCRRGSRECCYSQRSIFRHFETSPRDKSKDGGFSQRQEQHVFQDDHVWLHVPAEREFLRFIHVKDPYTHQDDPVLRLGGAQEEERESIQILDFPGAILDSPVGESILTPADEPQDYPEHPQTPDIDEPASTSNLTALHLLRHFKQGPGQWMDIFDTGSYFSCKVPVIAATKPLLKSAVCAVSAKHLDRLSRAEAFSESSFHASRYAVDWHYQSAKHYGEAINHLKNAVDLRAYENDLSDKEDMLAAVAILCIYELMDAPDTAWRAHLKALPLFDPKSDPFAAPSSPVVIPRTAIQGPIFWSLARQDLLCAFISETQTRLDLKDMRLWQNAGLATNENGSLMPFSPPGSADVRTSADIEEDTKSNELTWLLGKISNYLTSGDAINPTDYALPHGQRPLVGVTQERLLKRWKLLMAELQKWYNSLPSTFQPSARTAYLGSEEACFTNFEQIWYELPICAATMQNYHMAMILLLVNRPQESTAIRSTVSARLNSYRQIQAKVHDHAREICGISLANPTDPMRINSVQALFVAGQVFFERCEQEAVLKLLEGIQRDLGWTTSFHTAKLVDEWPKG